Genomic window (Sandaracinaceae bacterium):
ACGCCTGCTGCCCGCAGGTGGACTGGAGGTAGAGCACGGCCGGGAACTCGCTCTGCTGGAGCGTGGCCCGCAGCCGCGAGCGCTCGCGCACCTCGAGGCGGTAGACCGTGTCCGGGGCGCCCGCTCCGCCGCAGCTCGCCTGGTAGTCGTCGGCCGCCGCGAAGGTGTCGAGCTCCACGTCCTGGCCGGCCGTGACCGTGCCCGCCGCGGCGCAGCGATCGGCGGGCGCGGTCCCTCCCGCGACCGGGGCCAGGTCGGCGCGCATCGAGTAGTCGCCCTGCTCGCTGGTGCTGAACCCGTCGGCGAAGATGTAGTAGCGGCCCGGGTCCAGGGTGGACACGACCATCGAGTGCCGCGTGTCCTGGTGATCGTCGTTGCACGCGATCTCGGAGCTCGGGTTGGCGCAGTCGCTCCGGACGTGGAGCGCGCCGTCGTACGTGCTCTGCATGCGGAGGCGCATGCGCGAGCGGGTGGGCACGTCCATCGCGTAGACCCGGTCGGGCGAGCCGGCGCCGCCCGCGCAGGTCGCCGTGAAGTAGTTCGGTTGCCCCGCGGTGCTGCCCGTGACGGCCACGCCGGGCCGGAGCGGGGTCGCCGCGCCGCACACCTGGGCGAGGCTCTGCAGGTCCTGCGTCTGCGCGATCAGCTCGAACTCGCCGGACTCGGTCGCGTAGCCGTCGACGACGACGAAGTAGGTGCCCGCGTCGAGGGTGGTGTCGATGTGCGACCGGGTGGTGTTGGGGTCGTCGTCGTTGCAGGCGATCTCCGAGCGCATCTCGCCGCAGCTACCGAGGAGATAGAGCGCGCCGTCGTAGTCGGAGTTGATGGTCACGCTGACCTGCGCGCGCCGCTCGACCGTGAGCTGGTAGACGCGCTCGGGCGCCTCGCCGCCGCGGATGCAGGTGCCGGTCATGGTCGACGCGCCTCCCGTGGTGCTGCCCCGGACGGGCGTGCCGATCGCGAGCGGGAGGGGGCTGCTGCAGGTGCCTCGACCTCCCGCGCCGCCGCCGCCTGCGACGGGGCCCGCGCCCGCGCCACCGCGCGGCATGCCCGACCAGCTCGTCACGACGTAGCCGCCGTTGCCCTGCGCCATGCGGACCGCGATCTGGTAGTCGCCCTCAGCCTCGGGGCAGAGCTGCGCGGCGGCCTGGGCGTCGTTCGTGCGGTCGGCGGCGACCTCGGTGCCGGTGTCGTCCATGACCACGACGTCGAGATCGCGCACCCCCTCGCTCCCGAAGGCGACGATGGTGTAGCAGTCGCCCGCGCGCAGGTGGCTCGTGACCCGGGCCACGCCGCCCTCCGCGAGCGAGCCCTCGCTGATCTCCCCGCTCTGGACGAGGCCCATCGCGCTCATCGTGTTGTGGACGGCCACGTAGCTCGGAGTGAGCCGCACCGAGCCTCCTCCACAGCTCACCAGCAGGAGGGAGAGAGCCAACCATCGCGCGTGCTGAATCATCGACACCTCGAGCACTTCCTTTTCTACGGCTCGCGCCGGCCTCGCGAGAGAGGCGAACCGCTTACCGGACCGAGCATGCCGTTTCCTGCGGTTTCCGGGCAAGGCGCGACGAGCGAGCGTGCTTTCAGCACGTGACCGAGGAGCAACGCGGCCCAGGAATCGCAGGGGGCGGCAGGCGACGGGAGGTAGCGGATCGACTCTTGGGACTCGCGCCGGTCGCCCGACGTTGGGCCCCGAGCTTACTGACGGGCTCGCGGGACCACAAACGGTTGAACCGACTAGGACTACTTGGTCACATGTCGGCGGATGATCGCGACGGACAGTGGTTTCGGGCGCGCCGAGACGACGAAGGAGGGGCTTTCAGCCCCTTCGAGGAGGAGCGACGTGCCCGTAACCGCTGAACGAGCGAGGGCCGTCGTGAATGTGACCAAGTAGTCCTAATACCTCGCCACGCGAGTACCAGGCTCAGAGGAGCTTCCGGAACAGGTAGAAGAACTGCTCCAGCAGACGCTCGGAGAGCGGACGGAAGCCCCAGTCGTGGGGATCGACGCGCTGAGAGCGCGACAGATCCGCGCGGAAGCGGCGCGTCATGGCGCTCGCGACGCCGTCGTCCTCGACGGTCACGTTCACCTCGAGGTTCGTGCGCCAGGAGCGGTAGTCCATGTTGTAGGTGCCGACGGTGCACCAGCGGTCGTCGATGACCGCCGTCTTGGCGTGCAGCACCGTGCCCTTCCACTCCCAGAGCTCGACCCCTCGCTTCAGGAGCCAGCCGAAGAGCCGTCGCGCGGCGAAGTGCACGGCGGGGACGTCGCTCTCGCCCGGGACGAGGACCTTCACGTCGACCCCGCGCGCGACGGCGCGGGCGAGCGCGCGACGGATCACGCCGTCGGGCACGAAGTAGCTGTTCGAGATGTAGATGTGCTTCGCCGCCTTGCGGATCTGGCGAAGGTACGAGCGACGGATGGCGGCGCGCGCGACGCGGTAGTCGTTCGAGAGCACCCGGACCGGGCTGCCCTCGTTCGGATCCGGGATGCGGACGCCGGAGTCGTAGAGCTCGGCCTGGCTCATCGTCGGAGAGGGGTCGACGCCCCCC
Coding sequences:
- a CDS encoding phospholipase D-like domain-containing protein produces the protein MRIPRFRLLSRKRTDRYEALVQGNRVTLLHDGAACLPAMLDAVESAEREILFEMYWFGSDRVGRRFAEALSDKARRGVKVCVIYDAVGSLEADDEMFAGMREAGCDVREYNPIAPWRQRFRVGLVNNRDHRKIIVVDQHVALTGGVNVGEPWAPESEGGGGWRDDMIRIEGVAALALRDVFLATWRDLGGVDPSPTMSQAELYDSGVRIPDPNEGSPVRVLSNDYRVARAAIRRSYLRQIRKAAKHIYISNSYFVPDGVIRRALARAVARGVDVKVLVPGESDVPAVHFAARRLFGWLLKRGVELWEWKGTVLHAKTAVIDDRWCTVGTYNMDYRSWRTNLEVNVTVEDDGVASAMTRRFRADLSRSQRVDPHDWGFRPLSERLLEQFFYLFRKLL
- a CDS encoding pre-peptidase C-terminal domain-containing protein; amino-acid sequence: MIQHARWLALSLLLVSCGGGSVRLTPSYVAVHNTMSAMGLVQSGEISEGSLAEGGVARVTSHLRAGDCYTIVAFGSEGVRDLDVVVMDDTGTEVAADRTNDAQAAAQLCPEAEGDYQIAVRMAQGNGGYVVTSWSGMPRGGAGAGPVAGGGGAGGRGTCSSPLPLAIGTPVRGSTTGGASTMTGTCIRGGEAPERVYQLTVERRAQVSVTINSDYDGALYLLGSCGEMRSEIACNDDDPNTTRSHIDTTLDAGTYFVVVDGYATESGEFELIAQTQDLQSLAQVCGAATPLRPGVAVTGSTAGQPNYFTATCAGGAGSPDRVYAMDVPTRSRMRLRMQSTYDGALHVRSDCANPSSEIACNDDHQDTRHSMVVSTLDPGRYYIFADGFSTSEQGDYSMRADLAPVAGGTAPADRCAAAGTVTAGQDVELDTFAAADDYQASCGGAGAPDTVYRLEVRERSRLRATLQQSEFPAVLYLQSTCGQQASEVACAAIGAGGQTELDTNVQPGTYFLVVDGAAQDNFGAARLEVQLENLQALETACRSAPRLRPGRTVTGDTGTSSDRFQATCAGNAQSNDLVYRLQLTRRSRVVITSEQQYDGALYIRRDCTDVTTEVACNDDEGDNRHSRVETTLDAGTYYVFVDGFANNSQGSFTLDVEVSRAQ